Proteins from a genomic interval of Pseudodesulfovibrio nedwellii:
- a CDS encoding response regulator, producing the protein MPANILLVDDEQGFVDTMAKRLDNRGLTVTIAYSGQEGIDALAANHFIDVVVMDVKMPGMDGNEALKVVKSEFPLVEVIMLTGHATVESAIEGMKSGAFDYMMKPCDLEELLVKVDEAYDKKQTHETKIHEARARHIVLRRGD; encoded by the coding sequence ATGCCTGCGAATATTCTTCTCGTCGATGACGAACAGGGTTTTGTTGACACTATGGCCAAGCGGTTGGACAATCGTGGCCTGACGGTGACCATCGCCTACAGCGGACAGGAGGGTATAGATGCCTTGGCCGCTAATCATTTTATTGATGTGGTGGTTATGGACGTCAAGATGCCCGGTATGGATGGCAATGAGGCCTTGAAGGTGGTCAAATCGGAATTCCCGTTGGTGGAGGTCATCATGTTGACCGGTCATGCAACGGTGGAGTCCGCTATCGAGGGTATGAAGTCCGGTGCATTCGACTACATGATGAAGCCGTGTGATCTTGAAGAATTGTTGGTCAAAGTCGATGAGGCCTATGACAAGAAACAAACTCATGAAACCAAAATTCATGAAGCCCGTGCCAGACATATTGTCCTGCGAAGGGGCGATTAG
- a CDS encoding response regulator codes for MSDAPIRLLLVDDEVGFLEVLQKRLGKRGLNVTIAISGAEGIQVLRGRDFDVAVLDLKLEDMDGIEVLQIFKKMVPELPVIMLTGHGSEQAAREGVAYGAFDYMLKPCDLDDLLKKIRQAVDQA; via the coding sequence ATGAGTGATGCGCCCATTCGCCTTCTTTTGGTGGATGATGAAGTCGGTTTTCTGGAAGTTTTACAGAAACGTTTGGGGAAGCGTGGGCTTAACGTGACCATTGCCATCAGTGGGGCCGAAGGCATACAGGTCTTGAGAGGGAGGGATTTCGATGTGGCTGTCCTTGACCTCAAGTTGGAGGACATGGATGGTATTGAAGTCTTGCAGATATTTAAGAAGATGGTTCCTGAATTGCCGGTTATCATGCTGACCGGTCATGGGAGTGAACAGGCGGCGCGGGAAGGTGTGGCATATGGCGCATTCGACTATATGCTTAAGCCGTGTGACCTTGATGATTTGTTGAAAAAGATTCGCCAGGCCGTTGATCAGGCATAA
- a CDS encoding response regulator, translated as MAGIKVLLVDDEAGFRKTLGKRLGRRGMTVEEADSGEKALEILESFEPDVVLLDVKMPGMDGLTTLHKLKLINPLVEVVMLTGHASMDIAINGMELGAFDYLMKPVEFEELLYKLEDASIRKRHHEEKITAKEHSQ; from the coding sequence ATGGCAGGCATCAAGGTGCTTCTCGTGGATGATGAAGCGGGTTTCCGTAAGACGCTGGGTAAAAGGCTCGGCAGGCGGGGAATGACTGTTGAGGAAGCAGACTCGGGCGAAAAAGCTCTTGAAATTCTCGAATCATTTGAGCCGGATGTCGTTTTGCTTGATGTCAAGATGCCCGGCATGGATGGCCTGACAACTTTGCATAAGCTTAAACTGATCAACCCATTGGTCGAAGTAGTTATGCTTACCGGACACGCTAGCATGGATATTGCCATCAACGGTATGGAACTGGGGGCGTTTGACTACTTGATGAAGCCTGTGGAGTTCGAGGAGTTGTTGTATAAGCTTGAGGATGCCTCCATTCGTAAACGGCATCATGAAGAAAAAATTACGGCCAAGGAACACAGTCAGTAG
- a CDS encoding PEP/pyruvate-binding domain-containing protein, with protein sequence MGFLDWLPWRARKKTPEELSEIRRVFAARYDHFRLLIQANTRAHELIGELEEALRGFTPYGMEYVNTLCTRISTSIFQMVRHLGELDHKGHDELMIAMQSINERIMTALAPEEHVMSGELVFDLSEIGRDHADLCGPKMAMLGEAGSSLGLNIPAGFVVTVAAYRRFVEAGGLRPEVARLIQATDGNDREALFRTSSDIMQLVMETRLPDDLAETILAAYDRLSERLGELPDLAVRSSALGEDVEGSSYAGQYRSVLNVDRGALLDSYKEVLASKFSRQAMAYRMNRGIRDEDVAMSVGCMTMVHAMSGGVAYSRNPVNVRDDSVSIHSVWGLPKPVVDGTAETDVFLVNRDSLVVNDRIVAEKPDMFVCSPKEGVCRESLLEEQRCEPSLTDEQAATIAREAVRIEEQFGTPQDIEWAMTPDGVFHLLQCRPLMQIESAKIAHPSAADLPKPVLSGGRTASPGVGVGPAYSVRKDVDALSFPDGGVLILKHALPSRAALLDRCSALISEQGGMAGHLANVAREFGVPALFGVKGVVGNFENGHILTVDADGHAVYDGAVEPLLVEKPRERIMRGSPVQGALRKAARHIVRLNLTNPESPEFKPENCKTLHDIMRYCHEKGVAGMFEFGTDNDFIEAASRQLICDVPKQFWVLNLDDGFLPEGENRSDQCILLKHVDSYPMHALWEGMQAVQWEGPPPVHTKGLMSVMFEATMNPDLNPSSGTRYTQKNYFMISKNYCSLQSRFGFHFCGVESLVSDRTSENYASFQFKGGAANVERRILRARFVGDLLEELEFRVRVRQDNMFARAEGLPRKAMGRRLKILGYLITHTRQLDMIMTNKAEVARRKARFLKDFAMFD encoded by the coding sequence ATGGGCTTTCTTGACTGGTTGCCGTGGAGAGCGCGAAAGAAAACCCCTGAAGAATTGTCAGAGATTCGTCGGGTCTTTGCGGCGCGATATGATCATTTTCGTCTTTTGATTCAGGCCAACACGCGCGCCCATGAATTGATAGGTGAGCTGGAGGAAGCCCTGCGCGGTTTTACTCCTTATGGAATGGAGTACGTCAACACTCTGTGCACTCGAATTTCAACATCTATTTTTCAAATGGTCCGTCATTTGGGTGAACTGGATCACAAAGGGCACGACGAGCTTATGATCGCCATGCAGTCCATCAACGAGCGTATCATGACAGCGCTTGCGCCGGAAGAACATGTGATGAGCGGAGAGCTCGTCTTTGATTTGTCAGAAATTGGACGGGATCATGCGGATTTGTGCGGTCCCAAGATGGCCATGCTCGGTGAGGCAGGGAGCAGTCTCGGGTTGAATATTCCTGCTGGATTCGTGGTTACTGTGGCGGCGTATCGACGGTTTGTTGAAGCCGGCGGATTGCGGCCGGAAGTGGCGCGACTCATTCAGGCTACTGATGGAAACGATAGAGAGGCTTTGTTTCGAACCTCGTCGGATATAATGCAACTGGTCATGGAAACCCGATTGCCCGATGATTTGGCTGAAACAATTTTGGCCGCTTATGATCGGTTGAGCGAGCGACTTGGCGAACTGCCGGATCTGGCTGTTCGTTCCAGTGCTTTGGGTGAAGATGTCGAAGGTTCATCATATGCTGGGCAGTATCGGTCCGTCCTCAATGTGGACCGTGGAGCATTGTTGGATTCCTATAAGGAAGTGTTGGCATCTAAATTTTCAAGACAAGCCATGGCCTATCGCATGAATCGCGGCATCAGGGACGAAGATGTCGCCATGAGTGTGGGGTGCATGACCATGGTTCACGCCATGTCCGGGGGCGTGGCCTATTCCCGGAATCCGGTCAACGTGCGGGACGATTCCGTTTCTATTCATTCTGTTTGGGGTTTACCCAAGCCAGTTGTCGATGGCACGGCTGAGACTGACGTGTTTTTGGTGAATCGTGATTCTCTGGTTGTGAACGACCGTATTGTTGCTGAAAAGCCCGATATGTTCGTGTGTAGCCCCAAGGAAGGCGTTTGTCGCGAAAGTTTGCTGGAGGAGCAACGGTGCGAACCTTCCTTGACTGATGAACAGGCCGCGACAATTGCCCGTGAGGCTGTACGGATTGAAGAACAATTTGGCACACCTCAAGACATAGAATGGGCCATGACGCCGGATGGCGTCTTCCATTTGTTGCAATGCAGGCCGCTTATGCAGATCGAGTCCGCCAAAATTGCCCATCCATCCGCTGCCGATTTGCCAAAGCCGGTCTTATCCGGTGGACGAACAGCCAGTCCCGGTGTTGGGGTTGGTCCTGCATATTCTGTAAGGAAAGACGTGGATGCTTTGTCTTTCCCTGACGGCGGGGTGTTAATTCTTAAACATGCTTTACCCAGTCGTGCGGCGTTGCTTGATCGATGCAGTGCGTTGATTTCGGAGCAGGGTGGCATGGCCGGTCATTTGGCGAATGTTGCGAGAGAATTTGGCGTTCCTGCGCTGTTTGGTGTGAAAGGTGTGGTCGGGAATTTTGAGAACGGTCATATCCTTACAGTGGATGCCGATGGCCACGCGGTGTATGATGGAGCGGTTGAACCATTGCTCGTGGAAAAACCGAGAGAACGGATTATGCGCGGGAGTCCTGTGCAGGGAGCCCTCAGGAAAGCGGCGCGTCATATTGTTCGTCTTAATCTGACTAACCCGGAATCCCCGGAATTCAAGCCGGAGAATTGTAAGACCCTGCACGACATCATGCGGTATTGTCATGAAAAGGGCGTAGCTGGAATGTTCGAGTTTGGCACGGACAACGATTTTATTGAAGCTGCGAGTCGTCAGCTTATTTGCGATGTCCCCAAACAGTTTTGGGTGTTAAATCTTGACGACGGTTTCTTGCCGGAAGGAGAGAACAGGTCTGACCAATGTATTTTGCTCAAACATGTGGACTCATACCCCATGCATGCCTTGTGGGAAGGGATGCAGGCAGTTCAGTGGGAAGGCCCCCCGCCGGTTCATACCAAGGGGCTTATGTCGGTCATGTTTGAGGCTACCATGAATCCGGATTTGAATCCGTCATCCGGCACTCGGTATACGCAGAAAAATTATTTCATGATTTCCAAAAATTATTGTTCGCTGCAATCTCGTTTCGGTTTTCATTTTTGTGGTGTCGAATCTCTGGTGTCAGATCGGACCAGCGAGAATTACGCCAGTTTTCAATTCAAGGGTGGAGCTGCCAATGTGGAACGGCGCATTCTGCGTGCTCGTTTCGTGGGAGATCTATTGGAAGAACTGGAATTTCGTGTCCGTGTTCGTCAGGATAATATGTTCGCCCGAGCTGAAGGGCTTCCTCGGAAGGCCATGGGCAGGCGGTTGAAAATTCTTGGCTATCTCATCACGCACACCCGTCAGCTTGATATGATCATGACCAATAAGGCCGAAGTCGCACGACGCAAGGCTCGGTTCCTCAAGGATTTTGCGATGTTTGATTGA
- the tmcA gene encoding acidic tetraheme cytochrome c3 TmcA translates to MHKRNTIKLAASMLTILALVIAYMAPAAFAQDDMTMIPVDAFAKLERPQVPFMHDAHNEKAELEDCVVCHHGITDDGKQDLENSSEGETCASCHEVERTDGGTPLMRAYHKQCIDCHKQQAKGPVACGECHTK, encoded by the coding sequence ATGCACAAAAGAAATACCATTAAGCTTGCGGCCTCCATGCTGACCATCCTTGCGCTGGTCATCGCATACATGGCTCCGGCCGCCTTTGCTCAGGACGACATGACAATGATCCCCGTGGACGCATTCGCCAAACTCGAACGCCCGCAGGTCCCCTTCATGCATGACGCCCACAATGAAAAGGCAGAATTGGAAGACTGCGTTGTCTGTCACCACGGTATCACCGATGACGGCAAGCAGGACCTTGAAAACTCCAGCGAAGGCGAAACCTGTGCATCCTGCCATGAGGTAGAACGCACTGACGGCGGCACTCCGCTGATGCGCGCCTACCACAAGCAGTGCATTGATTGCCACAAGCAGCAGGCCAAAGGCCCGGTTGCCTGCGGCGAATGCCACACTAAGTAG
- the tmcB gene encoding electron transfer complex ferredoxin TmcB — MSITDRIISDVGLEAGIAGLTTERIQEVVTKTLAGETGAKLKAYKETCMRCGLCSQGCHFYMSHDEDPSYSPVSKATETMYELMDTKGKVTPERIYEMAQIAFTECNLCKRCAHYCPVGIDIAYVMITVRRICYLLDVVPQYIRDTAHSHSSTMNQMWVKDDEWIDSLQWQEDEARDEFPDLRIPLDKEGADVYYSVIGPEPKFRTQLIYQAAAIMNAAGIDWTMPSHPGWDNSDMCMYVGDWENMGRIKRAHYESAQKLRVKRIVMGECGHAFRSIYDMGNRWLGYKEMPIPVIHAIEFYWDLIQEGKLKITHKYEKPVTIQDPCNVIRGRGLMDKLRDVVHYLCEEVVEMTPNREHNYCCCAGGGVINCGPPFKNTRMKGNRVKAEQLKNTGVKDIVIPCHNCHGGIEDIIGYYDLGMHGKFIGDIIYELMEKPEV, encoded by the coding sequence ATGAGTATAACTGACAGAATAATATCCGATGTCGGCCTTGAAGCCGGTATCGCCGGTCTGACCACCGAAAGAATTCAGGAAGTGGTCACCAAAACGCTTGCCGGCGAAACCGGAGCAAAGCTGAAAGCGTACAAAGAGACGTGCATGCGTTGCGGTCTTTGTTCGCAAGGCTGTCACTTCTACATGTCCCACGATGAGGATCCGAGCTACTCCCCAGTGAGTAAAGCTACGGAGACAATGTACGAATTGATGGACACCAAGGGAAAGGTTACCCCTGAGCGCATCTACGAGATGGCCCAGATCGCCTTCACCGAATGCAACCTGTGCAAACGGTGTGCGCATTACTGCCCAGTGGGCATTGATATTGCGTACGTCATGATCACAGTCCGCCGTATCTGCTACCTGCTGGACGTTGTCCCGCAGTACATCCGCGATACAGCGCACTCTCACTCCTCCACCATGAACCAGATGTGGGTCAAGGATGATGAGTGGATCGACTCCCTGCAATGGCAGGAAGACGAAGCCCGTGATGAGTTCCCGGACCTGCGCATTCCTCTCGATAAGGAAGGAGCAGACGTCTACTACTCGGTCATCGGTCCCGAACCGAAGTTCCGTACCCAGCTCATCTATCAGGCTGCCGCCATCATGAACGCAGCCGGTATTGACTGGACAATGCCGTCCCATCCCGGTTGGGATAACTCGGACATGTGTATGTACGTGGGAGACTGGGAAAACATGGGTCGCATTAAACGCGCCCACTACGAGTCTGCTCAGAAGTTGCGTGTTAAACGCATCGTCATGGGCGAATGTGGTCACGCCTTCAGGTCTATCTATGACATGGGCAACCGCTGGCTCGGCTACAAGGAAATGCCCATTCCTGTCATCCATGCCATCGAATTCTACTGGGATTTGATTCAGGAAGGCAAACTCAAGATCACCCATAAATACGAAAAGCCTGTCACCATTCAGGACCCGTGCAACGTCATTCGTGGCCGCGGTCTGATGGACAAGCTCAGAGACGTAGTTCACTACCTCTGTGAAGAGGTCGTGGAAATGACTCCCAACCGTGAGCACAACTACTGTTGTTGCGCCGGTGGCGGTGTCATCAACTGCGGTCCGCCGTTCAAAAACACACGCATGAAAGGCAACCGGGTCAAGGCTGAACAGCTCAAGAACACCGGAGTCAAGGATATCGTTATCCCATGCCACAACTGCCACGGCGGCATTGAAGATATCATCGGTTATTATGATCTCGGCATGCACGGAAAGTTCATCGGCGATATCATCTACGAACTGATGGAAAAACCGGAAGTGTAA
- the tmcC gene encoding TmcC family electron transfer complex membrane anchor subunit, with amino-acid sequence MTDLYTFVTGPLAWVAFGIFIIGSIYRLVSMYALAKAKDGSSLAYMSWYYGLRSILAWMVPFKSQGWQSDPLATVTTFVFHIAFLLVAVFLNAHVVLWDTAFGISIPSLPSYMGDVISFVAIAGCAVFAYRRLTLPHVKGVTRCQDWFALILVVMPFITGVLAYHQVGPVLLMTTLHVIFAELLIALIPFTRLSHALFILFTRAYMGSEFGGVRHANDW; translated from the coding sequence ATGACTGATTTGTATACTTTCGTCACCGGCCCCCTCGCCTGGGTTGCTTTCGGCATCTTCATCATCGGTTCCATTTACCGTCTGGTGAGCATGTATGCTTTGGCCAAGGCCAAAGACGGCTCCTCTCTGGCTTACATGAGCTGGTACTACGGACTGCGCTCCATCCTCGCATGGATGGTGCCTTTCAAATCCCAGGGCTGGCAATCCGACCCCCTCGCGACCGTGACCACTTTCGTGTTTCACATCGCGTTCCTTTTGGTGGCCGTGTTTCTGAACGCCCACGTGGTTCTTTGGGACACCGCATTTGGTATCAGTATTCCGAGCCTGCCCTCCTACATGGGAGATGTCATCAGCTTCGTGGCCATCGCTGGCTGTGCGGTTTTCGCATACCGCCGATTGACACTGCCTCACGTCAAGGGCGTGACCCGCTGTCAGGATTGGTTTGCCCTGATTCTTGTTGTGATGCCATTCATCACTGGCGTTCTGGCCTACCATCAGGTGGGTCCGGTTCTCCTGATGACTACCTTGCACGTAATCTTCGCAGAACTTCTTATTGCGCTGATTCCGTTCACCCGCCTGAGCCATGCATTGTTCATCCTGTTCACCAGGGCGTACATGGGTTCCGAGTTCGGTGGCGTTCGCCACGCCAACGACTGGTAG
- the tmcD gene encoding electron transfer complex subunit TmcD translates to MGKISSWDWETGQKTVVKSLSPLEGHGWQEEPYVSPDGETLAAIVKVGDGEFSVRTNDSVWENVYEKIWYPKFTPDGRLATICQQDMEWALTVDDTMVGEATDYIWDTLISEDGSGIATMHKGMERYSMALNGEPWEETYDNVNQPALSPDGLHTAGVAQVEKMPAADIEAFKRGAYSVVVDGKPWAGRYLNVWTPTFNAKGDTVAAQARVTVYENTIVVNDKPWAQTFNQVWEPNFNPKDGTIVAPVRIEGKWGVARDGVVIWEPRYAQCLELQHSEDGSKLWAIVATGYGQFTAACDNAPWDTTYSTVTDLVISPDGKRAGVLGSEYSANFEVVVDGKAWAGSYEMAWPVTFSADSKNAATMVEKDGKRRILVNGKPFERDFDHAWPPVFNEDGTKVLIRAIENNSYIRIVAEVDKF, encoded by the coding sequence ATGGGAAAAATCTCCTCATGGGATTGGGAAACCGGCCAGAAAACGGTCGTTAAATCCCTTTCCCCGCTCGAAGGGCACGGATGGCAGGAAGAGCCTTATGTTTCACCTGATGGCGAAACACTGGCCGCAATCGTCAAAGTAGGCGACGGCGAATTCTCCGTTCGAACCAACGACTCGGTATGGGAAAACGTTTACGAAAAGATCTGGTATCCGAAATTTACACCGGATGGAAGACTGGCCACTATCTGTCAACAAGACATGGAGTGGGCTCTGACCGTGGACGACACAATGGTCGGCGAAGCAACCGATTACATCTGGGACACACTCATCAGCGAAGACGGCTCCGGTATTGCTACCATGCACAAGGGCATGGAACGGTACTCCATGGCCTTGAACGGTGAGCCGTGGGAAGAAACCTATGACAACGTCAACCAGCCTGCACTGTCTCCAGACGGATTGCACACAGCTGGCGTTGCGCAGGTAGAAAAAATGCCTGCAGCTGACATTGAAGCTTTCAAGCGCGGCGCATATTCTGTCGTCGTTGATGGAAAGCCTTGGGCCGGACGCTATTTGAACGTCTGGACTCCGACTTTCAATGCAAAGGGTGACACTGTTGCCGCACAGGCACGCGTCACTGTTTACGAAAACACCATCGTCGTAAACGACAAGCCGTGGGCCCAAACCTTTAATCAGGTATGGGAACCCAACTTTAACCCTAAAGACGGCACCATCGTCGCTCCTGTCCGTATTGAGGGCAAATGGGGCGTCGCTCGTGATGGCGTTGTTATCTGGGAACCCCGTTACGCCCAGTGTCTGGAACTCCAGCACTCGGAAGACGGCAGCAAGCTGTGGGCTATCGTTGCCACTGGCTATGGTCAATTCACCGCTGCCTGCGATAACGCCCCTTGGGACACCACGTACTCCACCGTTACCGATCTGGTAATCAGCCCTGACGGCAAACGGGCAGGCGTACTGGGAAGCGAATACAGCGCAAACTTCGAAGTTGTGGTGGATGGTAAAGCCTGGGCCGGCTCGTACGAAATGGCTTGGCCTGTCACTTTCTCCGCCGATTCCAAAAACGCTGCCACCATGGTCGAGAAAGACGGCAAACGCCGCATTCTGGTCAATGGCAAGCCGTTCGAACGAGACTTTGATCATGCATGGCCTCCGGTCTTCAACGAAGACGGAACCAAAGTGCTCATCCGCGCCATCGAAAACAACAGCTACATCCGCATTGTTGCGGAAGTGGATAAATTCTAA
- a CDS encoding pilus assembly protein TadG-related protein, whose amino-acid sequence MTILRNLFSQQHGVASILVGMCMAALMGMCALAVDIGRIYIKRGAIQTAADAGALAGANSLMAEGSDIEKLRAIVTKYAERNLTATDIPNESVTPTDIVFLRDGVPDEDQPNQVEVTVTLNEAQGNPFPLYFGKAIGIPFANIQVVARAGIVGICSSKCIKPFVVPTKFTWNDSAAPATKYYENDRMDVESVQELDSVEVLGYTQDDVGTQIIIKPGDPSLAIAPGQYNLIDLPPINKGNPTTGAAMVKENIEGCTGSNSEYPVEPGDELLIEPGNSAGPVKAGTNNLIGLDPYAAWDTSTNSIEGSSFSDPLDSPRVAIISFYDPRYPPTGGRNVITVYELGAFFIENVDSNGNVTARFMNTVAVDPEPGGSSDCLLRISRLMLDSSRQ is encoded by the coding sequence ATGACCATTTTACGTAATCTTTTTTCCCAACAACACGGCGTGGCCAGCATTCTCGTCGGTATGTGCATGGCCGCCTTGATGGGGATGTGTGCCTTGGCTGTAGATATAGGTCGAATCTATATCAAACGTGGCGCAATTCAGACAGCTGCCGATGCCGGAGCACTGGCCGGAGCCAATTCTCTTATGGCCGAAGGAAGCGACATAGAAAAACTCAGGGCCATTGTCACAAAATACGCGGAACGAAACCTGACAGCGACGGATATTCCGAACGAATCAGTGACGCCGACAGACATCGTTTTCCTGAGAGATGGCGTGCCTGATGAGGACCAGCCTAATCAAGTCGAAGTCACCGTCACTCTCAATGAAGCCCAAGGCAATCCATTCCCACTGTATTTTGGTAAGGCTATAGGTATTCCCTTCGCAAACATTCAAGTCGTAGCCCGTGCAGGTATCGTCGGCATCTGCTCCAGCAAATGCATCAAACCTTTTGTTGTTCCCACCAAATTCACATGGAACGATTCGGCTGCCCCTGCCACCAAGTACTACGAAAACGACAGGATGGACGTGGAAAGCGTTCAGGAACTCGACTCGGTAGAAGTCCTCGGATACACTCAGGACGACGTCGGCACCCAGATCATTATCAAACCGGGCGACCCAAGCTTGGCCATCGCTCCCGGGCAGTACAATCTTATAGATTTGCCACCCATCAACAAAGGCAATCCGACAACGGGTGCGGCTATGGTCAAAGAAAATATTGAAGGGTGTACCGGCTCCAACAGTGAATATCCTGTTGAACCAGGCGACGAATTGTTGATCGAACCCGGCAACTCGGCTGGCCCGGTCAAAGCCGGAACCAACAACCTCATTGGACTTGATCCCTACGCGGCATGGGACACATCAACTAACTCCATTGAAGGCAGCTCCTTTAGTGATCCTCTCGACAGTCCTCGCGTCGCCATCATCTCCTTCTATGACCCTCGCTACCCGCCAACAGGCGGTAGAAATGTCATTACAGTCTATGAGCTTGGTGCCTTTTTCATCGAAAATGTCGACAGCAATGGTAATGTGACAGCCCGATTCATGAATACTGTAGCGGTTGATCCAGAACCAGGTGGTTCTTCGGACTGTCTTCTACGCATAAGCCGACTCATGCTCGACTCCAGTCGACAATAG
- a CDS encoding TadE/TadG family type IV pilus assembly protein, which translates to MRKNNTKKQGAMALEFALLMSLLLIPLITGMWDASQLIDMNQILTRAAREGVVMASRGNDPVAQVQAFVESAGLESNNLVVEIELGQDDPELGQEIAVRLNYNLSGSTVLPWEELMPDGISIVAYAKVE; encoded by the coding sequence ATGCGCAAAAATAATACAAAGAAACAAGGCGCCATGGCCCTTGAATTCGCCCTTCTTATGTCACTCTTACTCATCCCGCTAATTACAGGCATGTGGGATGCGTCTCAATTAATAGACATGAATCAAATTTTAACCCGCGCAGCAAGAGAAGGCGTAGTCATGGCCTCACGTGGGAATGACCCTGTTGCCCAAGTGCAGGCCTTTGTCGAATCTGCAGGGCTTGAATCAAACAACCTTGTCGTGGAAATAGAGCTCGGACAGGATGACCCTGAACTCGGTCAGGAAATTGCCGTAAGGCTAAATTACAACCTCTCTGGAAGCACCGTACTTCCATGGGAAGAACTCATGCCGGACGGCATCTCCATAGTTGCCTACGCCAAAGTGGAGTGA
- a CDS encoding TadE/TadG family type IV pilus assembly protein yields MKKNRQTQSKQGLAAIEMAMLFPIFMMLLVGVMDTGRLYWTQSVVRDAAFEGARTAILHESTTSQIESVVTEELVSGGINQSSSVVISDRQASQPVEVKVSVPFEFYVIDNLLPSLEGPTNISAAAVMIHER; encoded by the coding sequence ATGAAAAAGAACAGACAAACTCAGTCCAAACAAGGATTAGCAGCCATAGAAATGGCCATGTTGTTCCCGATCTTCATGATGTTACTGGTCGGCGTCATGGATACTGGCCGATTATACTGGACACAAAGTGTTGTCCGTGACGCAGCCTTCGAAGGAGCTCGTACAGCCATTCTTCACGAAAGCACCACCAGCCAAATTGAATCGGTTGTTACCGAAGAACTGGTGTCAGGCGGAATTAACCAGTCTTCATCTGTCGTGATCAGCGACCGCCAGGCGTCACAACCCGTTGAAGTCAAAGTTTCTGTCCCCTTCGAGTTTTATGTCATCGATAACCTGCTTCCATCTCTGGAAGGGCCGACCAACATTTCGGCTGCGGCTGTCATGATTCATGAGAGGTAA
- a CDS encoding c-type cytochrome, translating into MKKILAILTVIFCFGVTAAFAVDGGALYKKRCAKCHRDGSESSKSGGGVVLKGQSSGEIEMKMNGYADGSYGGKKKKTMIRIASKLKGQEINAIAEYIGSM; encoded by the coding sequence ATGAAGAAGATTCTTGCAATACTGACCGTGATTTTCTGTTTCGGCGTGACCGCAGCTTTTGCCGTTGACGGTGGAGCTTTGTACAAAAAACGGTGTGCCAAGTGTCATCGTGACGGATCCGAATCGTCTAAATCCGGCGGCGGTGTCGTTCTTAAAGGGCAGAGTAGTGGGGAGATCGAGATGAAAATGAATGGGTACGCCGATGGTTCGTATGGCGGAAAGAAAAAGAAGACCATGATACGTATTGCCAGCAAGCTCAAAGGGCAGGAAATCAATGCCATCGCGGAGTATATAGGCTCCATGTAA